agtgcttggattaaaggcgtgcgccaccatgcccagcccgtttgcccatttttaaattgaataACTTGTggggctttttttgtgtgttatttGGTTTGAGAAAGTAttattatgtagctcaggatggcctcaaactccccatCATCCTGACTCAggctcccgagtgcggggattacagGCATCTGCCACCCTTCGTGTGCTGTGTGTGAGCGCTGTCAGAGGAACCCTTGGGAAGAGCCTTTTCTCACTTTGCAGGCCGCTGGCCCACTGCGCCAAGTACTTACTATACAGATTTTAGTCCAATGTAACTCCAGGGGCCCATTTTCACTTTCTTGTACGTTGGGGGTCCTATCTGGAAAACCATTGCATATACCAATGTCTTTAAGTGTTCTCccctatttttccttccagtagcTTCACAGTttcaagaagaaagggagagggagggaggaagatccAGAGTCCTGGACTCAAAGAGACCTCGGCAAAGTCTGCCGAAGCCCCACGTCCTCTGATTGCACAACACAGCTCGACCTCTTCCAGGAAGACCTCAGCATGTTCCTCCTCCAGCCTCGGGCAGGCTTTGAGGCCCCGCTCTGCCTCCATGCGGCCAGCATAGACAGGGCTCCGGTAAGGAGCAGTCACCCAACGTCAGCACCTGCATCCAGCTCCGTTACCACAAAGGGACAGGATGCCTGGGGACCTCTGCCTGCCTCTGGCAGGGCACATCTGGATGACACGAGCCCTATGCAGGTGGCTCTCCTTTATGAAAACATGACATCTGAAAATCCCAGGGCCAAGTGTGCAGGCTTGGGGCCCTGGCCAAGTCCCTTGCAGAGGCCTCTCGTGGGGCCTGAGCCTCCGGGAAGATGCTGCTCCAAGATGAGCCTGCCTTGGGTCCCCAAGGCCCTGAGCTCAAAGCACGACTTTACCCCACCCAGGAGCGCCCGTCGGGCCcctgcacaggtggtgcatgtaacGCCGAGGTCATTCCCCCAGTGTCCCTCAAAGTACACAGGCCTGGCCCAGACATTCCTCTATGCAAAAGGAGAGGCAAGGCAAGGTCCCACCCAGGGTCTGATGCTGCCTTGAAATAccatgggctgggctggagagttggcttagtggttaagggcacttgcctacaaagtctaaggacccaggttcgatttccccagtacctacataaaccagatgcatactACATAGCctggctaccttgaaaaaaaaaagtatattatagctagatgtggtggtgtactggggagttgaatccaggtcattaggctttgcaggaagtgccttaaccacaaagccatctgtcAGCCCAGTCTCTTTAAAACTTGAATATACACTCATCATCATATGACCCaggagtctttctttctttctttttttggtttttcaaggtagtgtctcactttctagcccaggctgacctgtaattcaccagtctcagggtggcctcgatctcacaagaatcctcctacctctgcctcccaagtgttgggattaaagacgtgcaccaccacgcccagctgacccAGGATTCTTACTCTTAGATATTTattcaaaagaaattaaagaatttgTTCACACAAAAATCtgttagtagggctggagagatggcttagcagttaagacacttgcctgtgaagcctatggacccatgttcgactctccagatcccacgtaaaccagatgcataaaaggtgaggcaagtgcaaggtcgcacatgcccactaggtggtgcaagcgtctgggtTTCTATTTCAGCAGCCGAGACACCAAGATTGGTTTCCTGTTGACATTGTGATGGGCGTTGGTGTTTGGGGACCACTGCTGTATGCTGAATAGTTCCGTGGGGGACCACTAGCTGGGTGTTTGCAGGTCCGGTCAGTTTGCTGGGGAGCCTGCATGCGCTGCTGACCGGCTTCCGTAGTGCCTTTGCTGTTTAGACCTCCAGCAGTGTGCGGgctacccctcccccacctcagcaGCGCTTCCTGCTCCCTTGCGCGTCCTGTCTCTACTCTTCCAACAGCAGGTGACACTGGCTGTCACTCAGCCTCACCAGGGGTCCCAAACAAATGCGCAGCAATCCCGTGGCTCACAAGTAACTCCCCTTACTGTCACCAAGTAGGTGCCTCTTAACATCTCAGCAGGACAGGCTGGGTCAGAGGCTGAAGGGAGAACGGTGGGGCGCCCCAGCCACCACCACAAGCAGAAGGTGGGGAGCTTTTGATGGGTTCCTCTTGGAAATCCCAGGCTCCCATGCCAGCCCACCACCTCTCCCCTCCCAGGTCATCCACATACAAgttaaaaagccaaaagcaagaCTTGCTTCTCCCAGAAGCCTGCAGGGTCCTGGTATCCCCAAGCTGGCCTACTGCCTTTTGGCCTCAGCTCCaggacctcccccccccctcccgcccaGGCCTTGGCACTTGCTCTTGACAATGCCTGCATTCCCATCCCTCAGTGGCCCCTTCCCGTGCAGGGAGCGCTCACTACTGCGCAGTGCTGCTTCCCTGCACCCAGCGCCAGCCTCAGCCCTGCTGCAAGTGCGCACACCTGTCTTCTCTCTGCAGCGGGCCAGCGGGACTCTGTCCACCTCACAGCTGCGTCCCCGGAACCCAGCAGGACACACAGCAGGCCTCAGAGGGTTTCTCTGAGGAGGTTGTTGGCCACCCCAAACCCTTGGGTCTTGAGGGCTCCCACactcaggctcagaaagcagCAGCCCTGTCCCAGGCCTGTGGGAGAAGCAGCCCACCTTCTGCTCTGAGGGCTGAAGTGGTACCTCTTCCCAGCCTGCCTCAGCGCTttgccaggtggctgtagaagaTGGTCATGCTCATTCTGAGGCAGTCCCCTCTCCTGTCTAGATAAATGCTGCCCTTTAAACCCTGAAGGTTTACAAGCAAGGGAGGTTCTAGGGAATGAGTGGCTATGGGCAAGTGGTCAGGACAAAGGCCAGCCCTATCCACTCTGCCATCAGCCCTGGGTAGAAGAGACTGAACTGCTTGGCCTGGATTTCCAAGACGAAATCAGATCTGGCTTCAGAAAGCTGCCCCTCACCCCATGACCTATGTAGCCCCATGCCCTCTGCCCAGGCAGGAGAAGCAGCCTGAACCAGTCTGTGTGGCTGGTGTCTGGGGAGCAAAGGCTGCAAACAGACAGGTCCGTGGAAGTCCTCAACCTCCCCTGCCCGCTTCTTACTGCCTTTAAGGGCCAAATCACAGGCTTTGGTCCAGGCGGCCTTTACTCCATCCCTCcagaccgccccccccccccacaggcttGGGAGCTGGTTCTGACCTATACTGGCTTGACCTCTGCGGTAGCATGTGAACATCTGAGGACTGGCCCAGGGCAGCTGCATCCAGGGAATGGAGAGACCTCAAGGGCGGTCACTCTGCTGGGGACCTAGAAGCAGCTTTCCCAGGACCAAAGTCACCACTTGTAGCTGACAGCTGGGTGCTGAACTGACACTGGGGCAGAAGCTCTGCTgcatggctttttgttgttgttgtttgtttattttatttaattatttgagagcaacaagctgagacagaaagaggcagagagggagagggagggggagagggagagagagagagagagagagagagagagagagagagagagagagagagagaatgggtgctccaggcactgcaaacgaactccgtgcgcccccttgtgcatctggctaacgtgggtcctggggaatcgagccttgaaccggggtccttaggcttcacaggcaagcgcttaaccgcttaaccgtctctccagcccctgctgcaTGGTTTCTAAGGTCTCACTCACAGCGTCGCCCAAGCTGCCTTTGTATCCACAACCCTCCTGCCTGTGCAGCGGGGGGATTACGGGAGCGAGCCCCCACATCAGCTTTCCAGGCAGCTTCTAAAGGGCCCCGCAGCTCTACACCAGTGTGCAGGACGCCGAAGCCCTCATGAGAGCTCCGTTCTCTGACCGGATGTTTACAGGACAGCCTCCGTGGAGCCCATGGGCGCTCTGACCCAGCGGGTCTGGCCTAGCTCCCAAGACTCGCTACTGGGGAGTGCTCACCCTTCAAGGAGCTGGAGGGATACACGCAGCCCACACAGCGTCCACCTGCAGGTCTCACGTCTGTGCTGTGGGCGAGGCTAGTGGTCATCCCTGTGACTCCGCTTTCCACCTGTCAAAGGCACCATCTACAGGGGCCAAACAATAAATAGACGTACACAGACGTTTCCAACCCGGAAGGTCCAAGCAGAGCCAGGAATCCACCTTGCTTCCTTTATTCCATCCACTGAAATAGCCCATGCCagtaaggtatggtggtgcacacctgtaatcccaggggaACAGCCGCCCCCCCAAGCCCCCGCCCCTGTACCTCCCACCGCAGGCTGAGGTCCAGGGACACCGGGCACAGAAACTGAGGTCCTGCCCCCCTCCTGGGGCCCTGGGCAGTGGGGCTGGCCCGATGCAGACACACCCTGCAGGCCGGGGTCAGCTGTGGAAGGCCGACCAGGAGACACCGGAGGTGTAGAACTGCACGCGGCTAGGCCACGGGTCATCCCCGGAGGCCTCCCTGTCCTCGTCCGAGTCCTCCTCGTCGCCACTGGAAGCTCCGCAGCCAGCCGCGGCCGGGCGCCCCGGGGAGCCCCTACCCTGCTGCTCGGCGGCCTCCTCCCTGCGCTTCTGGGTGGCCAGCTCCCGGTAGCAGAGACTGCAGACGCGCAGGGGCTTGGGCGAGAGCCGGGGCAGCAGGAAGCGTTCCCGGGAGCACTCGGCGCACACCACGAAGCCGCACTGGCGGCAGTGGTGGCGCCGCGTGAGCGCCGAGAAGCGCGTGTGCGTGCAGCGCATGCAGATGTCCGTGGCGCGGTCGGGGATCCAGGGCGCCGCGTGCTCCGTGGTGGGCGGGCGGCCCGTGGCCAGCAGCTGCCTCCGCACGCACTCCTCGATGTGGCTGATCCACTCCTGGCGCTCGGTGGCGGAGGCGGCGGACACCGCGAACGACTTCTTGGCCGTCTTGATCATCCAGCGGTTCTTGGCCTGCAGCGTCTCGGGCAGCAGCTCCAGCGTCACCTCCTCCAGGGGGATGATGTGCTGGCTGCGGTACTTGCGCTTGCTGAGCACGATGCTGCCGTACACCAGGATGTCGTTGAACAGGAAGAAGATGCGGGGCTTGGCCTTCTTGCGGCACTCCTTGGTCAGCACGCCCTCGCCCAGCAGCACGCGGCCCGGCAGGGCCAGCGGCTGCCCCGACGCCCCAAAACAGCTCTCCACCGCGGCGATCCGCTGGCTGTTAATCTCCGTGTTTGCCAAGTGGTCCACCATCTTCTCGGCTGTAGGGAGCAGACGCGGAGGCATCAGCTTGCCCaggctgcgtgtgtgtgtgtgtgcatgtgtgtgtgtgtgcatgtgtgtgcgtaaTCAAGGCCCTACCACCCACTCCAGCTCACTCACCCTCCCACCCCGACAACCTGTTCCCCTACCGTGCCTCAGCAAGTCCACTCAGCTTCCCAGGCAGAAACTCAGCGCCCCAGAGGTCCACCTGCCGAAGGAGTGGAAGAAAATTATCAGGGGTGAGTGGGGCTCCCTTAAAAAAGGCATGGGCAAAGTAGCAATGAGGGGTGTGCTACTGGCCAGCTCCCAATGTGGGCAGTGGACACTCAGTGGCCCTGGGAGCCTTGGAGGATAGAACACACTTTAGGGGCAAGGAGGCTGGGGCAGCGAGCTTCCCAAATACCACCAGGGGAGTCAGGTGCTGGAAGGAGCCAAGAGCACATGCTGACATTGTGTGCTGAGCAGTGTGGGTGCTTGGGACCCACAGTGATCATAAACGTTGGGACCTCTCCTTTGCCCAGGGTGACCAGATGTCCTGATGTATGTCACTGAGTGTCCAAAGGTCACCGTTCCTACAGGGGCTGAGCACTTCCTCCTAGCCAAGCGTGACTTTCGTCTCCTTTGGTTCTCGTACAAACCCTAGCAGGTAGAACACCCATCTTATAGGAGGGGAACAGCCTTtgataaaatgctgggtgtggtgtcacgcACCTCTAATCCCCGCACTCACAggctgagtgatttctgtgagtttgaggccagcctgagactacagggtgagtttcagatcagtttGGATTAACATGAGATTctgcgtcaaaaaaaaaaaaaaaaaaaaagccagggagacagcttagcagttaaggggcttgcctatgaaacctaaggacccatgttctactctccagatcccacgttagccagatgcacaaaagtgaggcaaatgcaaggtcacacatgcccactaggttgtacaagtgtctggagtttgatttcagcggccaaggccctggtgtgccaattttctatctctctctctctctctctctctctctctctctcgagagagagagagagagagagagagagagagaatgagagggctggagagatggcttagcggttggggcacttgcctgcaaagcccaagaacccaggttcaactttcccACAGCCCACGTAAACTATACGCACAAGGGGATGcgtgtgcacaaggtcacatgtgtgcacagggtagcacacgtgtctggagttcgacttcagtggctggaggtcctggctcaccacttctctctctgtgtctcactctctcaaaaaagagagagaggggctggagagatggcatagcggttaagcgctcgcctgtgaagcctaaggaccccggttcgaggctcggttccccaggtcccacgttagccagatgcacaagggggcgcatgcgtctggagttcgtttgcagaggctggaagccctggcgcgcccattctctctctctccctctacctgtctttctctctgtgtctgtcgctctcaaataaataaataaaatttaaaaaaaaagagagagagagagagggaaagagggggaaaagCGAGGCAGGGAGGAATGAAgcgaggaaggagagggagggagggaggaggggcagagCTCACACACACTACATCACTTCCCCTGCCTCCCCCGTGACTGCCAGGCCCCCTTGGGCTCTGTGCTGACCCACCAGACAATGTGCAACTGATGGCCTCACAGCACACTCCGGCAATGTTCTGCCCTGTTCACAGCCACCCTCTGAGGGTGATCTCGGCCCTGAAGGCTAGCCCAACGTgttcactctgcagcccaagcctgcaggcctggcAACCCCACTGAGCTCTAGGTGTGGCCACCCACCTAATAAGCTCCTCGCATTCCACAGTGAACCAGTTTCCTTCTAGGCCTTCTTGGCTCAGCTCTCCTCCACCATCGAAACCACTGCTCAACCAGTGGGTCAAACTTCAAATCAAGGCTCCGTCTTTGCACCTCCTCTTTCCTACAAACCAACactcattctcctcctcctctctcaaagCAAGCTGAGCCTGAGCATTCCTCAGCACCCCAGCCCACCACTGTATGAAAACAAGGTGCCATCATGTCCCAGGAACAGACCACCCCATGTTAGCCCCTGCCTGTGACCAGCTTAGTACCCGTCTTCCTTCCGGAAAATTCAGTAGAGCCCATTTCAGGCCTTCTCCACTACAGGCGGAGGTTGGAGGTCAAATCTGCCAACAGTTTGTTGTGGCTTTggattctcctcctcctccttcttctttttttttttttgaattttgaggtagggtctcactctagcccaggctgacctgggattcactatggtgtatcagggtgggctcaaactcatggtgatcctcctacctctgccccctgagtgctgggattaaaggcatgcaccaccacaccaggctatggctttggatttttgaggcagggtctcattctacttcaggctgacctggaactcactctgtagcccagactggccttaaactcacatctTTTTATAAATTAAGTTTTATTGGAATGTGGCCATGTGCACGCATGTACCATTGCATATGCACGTACTCTCACATTGTGATGGAGCGGAGCAGGGACAGCCCATAGGCCACAAAGCCTGAAGTAGTTATCTGACATTTCTTACTAAAtactttatttgggagagagaaagaggagggagggagagagaaagagagagagagagagagagagagagagagagggagggagagaagaggcacaccatggcttcttgcTGCAGcacataaattccagatgcatgcactgtgtTATGcacccagctttatatgggtactgaggaatcaagctggggtggcaggctttgcaagcaagagcctttaactactgaaccatctccccagcctctcatcAGAACAGCCTCCTTGTGTAGAtgccacctttttatttttttaatatattttatttatttatttgagagagagaaaaaagaagggaggggaagagggagggagagagaacgggcacaccagggtctctagccactgcagaccaactccagatgcatgtgtccctttgtgcatctggcttacctggagagGTGAACTggtatcctctggctttgcaaacactttaaccgctaagccatctctccagtgccccctttttttgagacaaggctccacgtagctcaggctggccttgaagtcacttatgtagttgaggatgaccttgaccttgaccacttttttttttttttttggtctttatttctttttaaaatttttatttaatttgtgttCCTTCATGGGACTTACCAAGCTCTGATCTTTGCTTGCACGCTCACTGCTCGTGAAAGTCTTCtagtccacccccccccccaccaattcTTAGTTCCCACAGAACAGAGCGTGACTTGTTCACAGGTGTGTCGCCAGCTGTGCACATAGTAGGTGCCTCGGGCATGGCTGGTGAATGAGCATCCTCAGGCTTCTGAGGACCCAGCATGCGTGACTCTTCAGCCGGGCTCACAGGAAGCAAGTGAGAGCTTGCGGTCCCTCACCACCAGCCTTCCTGTCCCGAGACGCACAGCTGGCCCCTGGTCTGGCCACCTGCACTCACAGAAGTGTTTCTGGGTCACAGTGCTACCGTTCTGCAGGTGAGGCTACCTgtggggaggggctgggcagCCGGGCAGCCAGAAGGCCAATGCCTTGCACAGGAGGCGACACGCAACCGCTTGAGTCCCTGCTGCCCCTTCAGATCACGGGCATCATAAGTGCTGTCCACACACCACCTGATGTAAGAGCTATTTTGAGTTTGTTGATCTTGGCTGGGAGATTGCACACTGAGATCGTCAGTGGCAGCCGAAAGCCGTCCTGCCACCTGATCACCAGGGCCCTGGCTGAGGGACGACCAGACATGCTGAAGACATGTCAGCATGCGGCTTCAAGTCCACAGGCATTGTGCTGGGGGGCCCGCCTGGATAAGGGCCTCGCTGTGGAAAGGCCAGAGCACTTTAGAGCGCAGTGGCTGCAGGGTAGCAGACACAACAGAGACGCCTAGCAGCAGAGGAAAGCACAAAACCCAGGCTctcagggtggggagatggctcagcacttacaggcgcttgcttgcaaagcctgctggctcaggttcagttcctcagcacccacacgatgccagatgcaaaaagtggaacatgcatcaggagttcatttgcagtggctagaggctctggtacacacacacacaccacacacacacacacacacacacacacacggttttaagctgggtatgatggcacacgtctttaatcccagcgctcaggaggcagagataggaggattgctgtgcgctCATGGCcagctagagactacatagtaaattccaggtcggcctgagataaagtgaagccctaccttgaaggtgaggcaagcacaaggtcacacatgcccattaggccctggcatgccaactctctctctctttaaaataaaatttaagggctggagagatggcttagcggttaagtgcttgcctgtgaagcctaaggaccctggttcgaggctctattccccaggacccatgttagccagatgcacaagggggcccacatgactggagttctttgcagtggctggaggccctggcatgcccattcactctatatatatctgcctctttctctgtctgtggctctcaaacaaataaataaaaataaaaaaaaattaaataaaattaaaaaaaaataaagaagaaggcaGTGGGAAGTGTGATGAAATCCTAATGCCTAACAGCACCTGGAACTGgaaaatttgcttttctttttcataacagttaaaaaattatttatttatttattacagagaatgagagattgggtgtgccagggcctctagctggtgcaaacaaactccagacgcatgcatcaccttgtgcatctggcttacgtgggtcctagggagtcaaatctgggtccgtaggcttcacaggcaagcgccttaaccactaagccatctctccatctcccttccttACCAATTTTAAGGTCCTCATAAAAACAACAAGGATAAAGTGACAGGGCAGTGTCCAGCTGAGTGTTGGCTCTACAGGCTGGGGGACAATAAGCTGGACTGTCCTCACAGATGGATCCCTGGCCCAGCCCAGCCGGAGCTGGCAGAGTTACCAGGGGCACCCGCGGGAGAGAACAGGGCCCCCGGGACGAAGGCCTGGCTCCCTCCAGCGAGTTGGCCGCTGCTGCTGGGAACGAGGAAAATGTTGTCTTCTGCTGCAGACAGGTAGGTGAGAGTCTCGCAGGCAGGAGGCCTGCATCCAACCCTGCGGGGGTCCAAGAGGCCGGCTTGTTCCGGCCCACCTCCCATCATGCCACCTAGGGGAAGCAAGCAGCTGCATCCTGGGAGCAGAGTAGTCTGGGCAGAGCTGGAGAGTCGAGATCTGTGGGCAATGCCCACGGGGCAGAGCTGCCAGCATGGCTGGGGAGGGGAATGCGGCCA
The nucleotide sequence above comes from Jaculus jaculus isolate mJacJac1 chromosome 7, mJacJac1.mat.Y.cur, whole genome shotgun sequence. Encoded proteins:
- the Plekhf1 gene encoding pleckstrin homology domain-containing family F member 1, producing the protein MVDHLANTEINSQRIAAVESCFGASGQPLALPGRVLLGEGVLTKECRKKAKPRIFFLFNDILVYGSIVLSKRKYRSQHIIPLEEVTLELLPETLQAKNRWMIKTAKKSFAVSAASATERQEWISHIEECVRRQLLATGRPPTTEHAAPWIPDRATDICMRCTHTRFSALTRRHHCRQCGFVVCAECSRERFLLPRLSPKPLRVCSLCYRELATQKRREEAAEQQGRGSPGRPAAAGCGASSGDEEDSDEDREASGDDPWPSRVQFYTSGVSWSAFHS